One genomic segment of Mycolicibacterium psychrotolerans includes these proteins:
- a CDS encoding decaprenyl-phosphate phosphoribosyltransferase: MSASQVGQQTGSSSAGPPKSLPAGIVKALRPRQWVKNVLVFAAPLAALGDDRYAYDYRDVLIRVSIAFVVFSLAASSVYLVNDARDVEADRAHPTKRYRPIAAGVVPEWLAYTLAVVLGVASLAISWLVTPNLALVMAVYIGIQLAYCFGLKHQAVIDICIVSSGFLIRAIAGGVAADVPLSQWFLLMMAFGSLFMAAGKRYAELQLAERTGAKIRKSLESYTSSYLRFVWTLSATALVLCYGLWAFERDAMGDTSWFVVSMVPFVIAILRYAVDVDGGLAGEPEEIALKDRVLQLLAVAWIGTVGAAIFLS; this comes from the coding sequence ATGAGCGCATCCCAGGTGGGCCAGCAGACGGGCTCGTCGTCGGCCGGGCCGCCCAAGAGTCTTCCCGCCGGCATCGTCAAGGCGTTGCGTCCGCGGCAGTGGGTCAAGAACGTCCTGGTGTTCGCCGCGCCGCTGGCCGCCCTCGGTGACGACCGCTACGCCTACGACTACCGCGACGTCCTCATCCGGGTGTCGATCGCGTTCGTGGTCTTCAGCCTGGCGGCGTCGTCGGTGTACCTGGTCAACGACGCCCGCGACGTCGAGGCCGACCGGGCACATCCCACCAAGCGCTACCGGCCGATCGCCGCGGGTGTGGTCCCCGAGTGGCTGGCCTACACCCTGGCCGTGGTGCTCGGCGTTGCGTCCCTGGCGATCTCGTGGCTCGTCACTCCCAACCTGGCGCTGGTGATGGCGGTGTACATCGGGATCCAGCTGGCCTACTGCTTCGGTCTCAAACACCAGGCCGTCATCGACATCTGCATCGTGTCGTCGGGGTTCCTGATCCGCGCGATCGCCGGTGGTGTGGCCGCCGACGTGCCGCTGTCGCAATGGTTCCTGCTGATGATGGCGTTCGGCTCGCTGTTCATGGCGGCCGGCAAACGCTACGCCGAACTGCAGCTGGCCGAACGGACCGGCGCCAAGATCCGCAAGTCCCTGGAGAGCTACACCAGCTCGTACCTGCGCTTCGTGTGGACGCTGTCGGCGACCGCGCTGGTGCTCTGCTACGGGCTCTGGGCCTTCGAGCGCGACGCGATGGGCGACACCTCCTGGTTCGTGGTGTCGATGGTGCCGTTCGTGATCGCGATCCTGCGCTACGCGGTCGACGTCGACGGCGGGCTGGCCGGCGAGCCCGAGGAGATCGCGTTGAAGGACCGGGTGCTGCAACTGCTCGCGGTGGCGTGGATCGGAACCGTCGGTGCCGCAATCTTCCTCAGCTGA